From Chryseobacterium gallinarum, one genomic window encodes:
- a CDS encoding YdeI/OmpD-associated family protein, whose amino-acid sequence MKTVVKRQTIHVNKRADWREWLEHNHLSEQSVWVICNTKKSGLPTVDWTVLVDEALCFGWIDSTRKTIDEGSFMQLFSRRKPHSTWSKINKEKIQKLIDSKLMTEAGYKVIETAKQNGSWVILDSVEELIIPDDLNEAFKKYYGSEEYFLSLSKSVKKMLLQWIVLAKRPETRKKRIEEIAELAGQKNRPKQFR is encoded by the coding sequence ATGAAAACTGTGGTAAAAAGACAAACTATACATGTCAATAAAAGAGCAGATTGGCGGGAATGGCTGGAGCATAATCATTTATCGGAGCAGTCAGTCTGGGTGATTTGTAATACCAAAAAATCCGGTCTTCCTACAGTAGATTGGACGGTACTGGTAGATGAGGCGCTTTGTTTTGGCTGGATAGACAGTACAAGAAAAACGATTGATGAAGGATCTTTTATGCAGTTGTTCAGCAGGCGCAAGCCTCACAGTACCTGGTCAAAAATCAATAAAGAAAAGATTCAAAAGCTTATAGATAGTAAACTGATGACAGAAGCGGGGTATAAAGTGATTGAAACTGCAAAACAAAATGGTTCCTGGGTGATTTTAGACAGTGTTGAAGAACTGATCATTCCTGATGACCTGAACGAGGCATTTAAAAAATACTATGGTTCAGAAGAATATTTTTTAAGTTTGAGTAAATCGGTGAAAAAGATGTTGCTGCAATGGATTGTTCTGGCTAAAAGACCGGAAACGCGTAAGAAACGTATTGAAGAAATAGCAGAACTGGCGGGACAAAAGAACAGACCTAAGCAATTCAGGTAG
- the glsA gene encoding glutaminase A: MRKNSFLFSAKGLCIAAFLSLNTVMYAQKTADISTLSEKTLSNILEKNRGYYTQGKVADYIPELGKMDARAIAFSVVDKNGKILNTGDVHKKFTMQSISKIIALMIAVNEKGEANVFDKMGYFGSEKPFNHFSNLETTGKPLNPMMNAGAILTTSLISGEGEKPFLKVLDMVRYITKNPDIDYSKSVYESEKATGHRNRGMFYLMKNNGLISGNEDQLDNYFKQCSIELTAEDLAKIGYFFANQCVRFDGDSQYKNADIAQLIESQMLTAGMYEFSGEYSRMVGLPSKSGVGGGITVSVPGKMGIGVFSPALDQHGNSLAGYHMILDLVKQYSLSIF, encoded by the coding sequence ATGAGAAAAAATAGTTTTTTATTTTCTGCAAAAGGATTGTGCATAGCCGCTTTTCTTTCTTTAAACACTGTAATGTATGCCCAGAAAACGGCTGATATTTCAACCTTGTCAGAAAAGACATTAAGCAATATCCTGGAAAAGAACAGGGGATATTACACCCAGGGTAAAGTTGCTGATTATATTCCTGAGCTGGGAAAAATGGATGCCAGAGCTATTGCTTTCTCGGTTGTAGATAAAAATGGCAAAATACTGAATACCGGAGATGTACATAAGAAATTCACCATGCAGAGCATTTCAAAGATCATTGCCCTGATGATCGCAGTAAATGAGAAAGGTGAAGCGAATGTTTTTGATAAAATGGGGTATTTTGGATCTGAAAAGCCTTTTAACCATTTTTCCAATCTTGAAACCACCGGTAAGCCGCTAAACCCCATGATGAATGCAGGGGCAATTCTTACCACTTCCTTAATCTCCGGAGAGGGTGAAAAGCCTTTTCTTAAGGTACTGGATATGGTTCGGTACATTACCAAAAATCCAGACATTGATTACAGCAAGTCTGTTTATGAATCTGAAAAAGCAACGGGACACCGTAACCGCGGAATGTTTTACCTGATGAAAAATAATGGATTGATTTCAGGAAATGAAGATCAGCTGGACAATTACTTCAAACAATGTTCTATTGAATTGACAGCTGAAGATCTGGCTAAAATAGGCTATTTCTTTGCCAACCAATGCGTCAGGTTCGACGGAGATTCCCAATATAAAAATGCAGATATCGCCCAACTGATAGAATCACAAATGCTTACTGCCGGTATGTATGAGTTCAGTGGTGAATATTCCAGAATGGTAGGGCTTCCGAGTAAGTCGGGTGTTGGAGGAGGAATTACGGTAAGTGTTCCGGGAAAAATGGGTATTGGTGTTTTCAGCCCTGCCCTGGACCAACATGGAAATTCACTGGCAGGATATCATATGATTCTGGATCTGGTTAAACAATATAGTTTAAGTATATTTTAA
- a CDS encoding DUF1826 domain-containing protein — MDNIFSDNTQIGTVSTFSELVNTHFQGMINALCWYRTLDGDFKEIVSKLRLEDTITEISVEDLLTLELSEKGERAREVILNDIQALTDFGAAPSLNLLKCYERDQEFDFISTDVYSYHVDRSPVGTDTFLCTYYGAASDILPNHQAEQKILIPEIREKLKELHDGPEEEFEDFLKDGFFDLHYQPKPGAEPVNLGLGHLWRLAVDHPEQKVLPCVHRAPVENEGEYRLLLIC; from the coding sequence ATGGACAATATATTTTCTGACAACACTCAAATTGGAACAGTTTCTACCTTTTCTGAGCTGGTGAATACTCATTTCCAGGGGATGATAAATGCCCTTTGCTGGTACAGGACTTTAGATGGGGATTTTAAAGAAATTGTTTCTAAACTCCGGTTAGAAGATACGATCACAGAAATTTCCGTGGAAGACCTTTTGACACTGGAATTATCAGAAAAAGGGGAGAGGGCAAGAGAGGTTATATTGAATGATATACAGGCATTGACGGATTTCGGGGCAGCTCCTTCCCTGAACCTGCTTAAATGTTATGAACGGGATCAGGAATTTGATTTTATTTCAACTGATGTCTATTCCTATCATGTTGATCGTTCGCCTGTTGGTACGGACACTTTTTTATGTACCTATTATGGGGCTGCAAGCGATATTCTTCCCAACCATCAGGCAGAGCAAAAGATTCTGATTCCGGAAATCCGTGAAAAGCTTAAAGAATTACATGATGGTCCGGAAGAAGAATTTGAAGACTTCCTGAAAGACGGCTTCTTTGATCTGCATTATCAGCCTAAGCCCGGTGCGGAGCCTGTTAATTTAGGATTAGGACATCTTTGGAGGTTGGCTGTGGACCATCCTGAACAAAAAGTTTTACCCTGCGTGCATCGCGCTCCTGTTGAGAATGAAGGTGAATACAGGTTGCTTTTGATTTGTTAA